Proteins from a genomic interval of Micromonospora sp. NBC_00389:
- a CDS encoding DUF308 domain-containing protein, giving the protein MSAGGARRGRRDNGLDASEYAVVGDVDPRVGEHLLDVLAAGGIAAYLQPSADLNPVTRTTTVPARPVDRLYVDRSHLTTARDYLTQLSDETAPEQPPARDEPDIDAEWTRIVAGFHSTATVGERPWPAAEDVEERDEPAAGPLARSGTDEAGPTATDVRRLPSATDISGISIGRGTRPDEPSLLDGLDTFGADLPDDEDEDEGYHPPPPPPLPRFSKYAVVGVLAVVVGFVLFLFPSLLPVDRSAVTLFGFTGILAGFVTLIWRLRPGDEDDDDPDNGAVV; this is encoded by the coding sequence GTGTCAGCGGGTGGGGCCCGCCGGGGACGGCGGGACAACGGGCTCGACGCGAGTGAGTACGCCGTCGTGGGCGACGTCGATCCGCGCGTCGGTGAGCACCTGCTCGACGTGCTGGCCGCTGGTGGGATCGCCGCCTACCTGCAACCCTCCGCCGACCTCAACCCGGTCACCCGCACCACCACCGTGCCGGCCCGCCCGGTCGACCGGCTCTACGTCGACCGCTCGCACCTGACCACCGCACGCGACTACCTCACCCAGCTCTCCGACGAGACCGCCCCCGAGCAGCCGCCGGCCCGCGACGAGCCGGACATCGACGCCGAGTGGACCCGGATCGTGGCCGGCTTCCACAGCACCGCCACGGTCGGCGAGCGCCCGTGGCCAGCCGCGGAGGACGTGGAGGAGCGGGACGAGCCCGCCGCCGGTCCGCTGGCCCGTTCCGGCACCGACGAGGCCGGCCCGACCGCGACCGACGTCCGCCGGCTGCCGTCCGCCACCGACATCTCCGGGATCTCGATCGGGCGTGGCACCCGCCCGGACGAGCCGTCGCTGCTGGACGGGCTGGACACCTTCGGTGCCGACCTGCCCGACGACGAGGACGAGGACGAGGGTTACCACCCGCCCCCGCCACCGCCGCTGCCCCGGTTCTCCAAGTACGCGGTGGTCGGCGTGCTCGCGGTGGTCGTCGGGTTCGTGCTCTTCCTCTTCCCGTCGCTGCTCCCGGTGGACCGCTCGGCGGTCACGCTGTTCGGGTTCACCGGCATCCTGGCCGGTTTCGTCACCCTGATCTGGCGGCTGCGCCCCGGTGACGAGGACGACGACGACCCGGACAACGGCGCGGTCGTCTGA
- a CDS encoding alpha,alpha-trehalose-phosphate synthase (UDP-forming) — MRQSSLVVVANRLPIDDSVAPDGACEWRRSPGGLVSALHPLLRHTPATWVGWAGGTGPAPALPDVDGVRMLSVALSHEDLRDHYEGFANATLWPLYHDAVEQPQHHRRWWEAYQRVNQRFAEATAEVAEQGAVVWVQDYHLQLVPGLLRALRPDLRIGFFLHVPFPPPELFMQLPRRAELLRGMLGADLVGFQRAQAAHNFAQLVTKVLELPATDRRIGVDDRVVRIGAFPVSIDTAEMAALAARPDVAARARRLRQDLGDPRQVILSVDRMDYTKGIEQRLKAYSELLASGDVKVRDTVLVQVAMPSRERVGQYQILRERIEREVGRINGEFGRVGEPAIHYLTQPFDRAELAALYRVADVMAVTPLRDGMNLVAKEYVAARVDDSGALLLSEFAGTAAELPQAYLVNPHDLEGLKQGLCAALRASPADVTERMRAMRAYLHQHDIRAWARSYLSALDEKGAVVGRLTSTDGNPDEAARVPLPTSRATPATHRAGG, encoded by the coding sequence ATGCGACAGAGTTCCCTCGTGGTGGTGGCCAACCGCCTCCCCATCGACGACAGCGTGGCGCCCGACGGGGCCTGCGAATGGCGGCGCAGCCCGGGAGGGCTGGTCAGCGCGCTGCACCCCCTGCTACGGCACACACCGGCGACGTGGGTCGGCTGGGCCGGCGGCACCGGGCCGGCACCCGCACTACCGGACGTGGACGGCGTCCGGATGCTCAGCGTCGCGCTCAGCCACGAGGACCTGCGCGACCACTACGAGGGGTTCGCCAACGCCACCCTCTGGCCGCTCTACCACGACGCCGTCGAGCAGCCACAGCACCACCGCCGCTGGTGGGAGGCGTACCAGCGGGTCAACCAGCGCTTCGCCGAGGCGACCGCCGAGGTGGCCGAGCAGGGCGCGGTGGTCTGGGTGCAGGACTACCACCTGCAACTGGTCCCCGGCCTGCTCCGCGCGCTCCGGCCGGACCTGCGCATCGGGTTCTTCCTGCACGTGCCGTTCCCGCCGCCGGAGTTGTTCATGCAGCTGCCCCGCCGGGCCGAGCTGCTGCGCGGCATGCTCGGCGCCGACCTGGTCGGCTTCCAGCGCGCCCAGGCGGCGCACAACTTCGCCCAGCTGGTCACGAAGGTGCTGGAGCTGCCGGCCACCGACCGGCGGATCGGAGTCGACGACCGGGTGGTGCGCATCGGCGCGTTCCCGGTCTCCATCGACACCGCCGAGATGGCCGCGCTCGCCGCCCGTCCCGACGTGGCCGCCCGTGCCCGCCGGCTGCGCCAGGACCTCGGCGACCCCCGGCAGGTCATTCTCAGCGTGGACCGGATGGACTACACCAAGGGCATCGAGCAGCGACTCAAGGCATACAGCGAGCTGCTCGCCAGCGGCGACGTCAAGGTCCGCGACACGGTGCTGGTGCAGGTCGCCATGCCGAGCCGGGAACGCGTCGGCCAGTACCAGATCCTGCGCGAACGGATCGAGCGCGAGGTGGGCCGGATCAACGGCGAGTTCGGCCGGGTCGGCGAGCCGGCCATCCACTACCTCACCCAGCCCTTCGACCGGGCCGAGCTGGCCGCGCTCTACCGGGTCGCCGACGTGATGGCGGTGACCCCGCTGCGCGACGGGATGAACCTGGTCGCCAAGGAGTACGTCGCCGCCCGGGTGGACGACTCCGGCGCGCTGCTGCTCAGCGAGTTCGCCGGCACCGCCGCCGAGCTGCCCCAGGCGTACCTGGTCAACCCGCACGACCTGGAGGGGCTCAAGCAGGGGTTGTGCGCGGCGCTGCGGGCCAGCCCGGCCGACGTCACGGAACGGATGCGTGCCATGCGCGCCTACCTGCACCAGCACGACATCCGGGCCTGGGCCCGCTCCTACCTCAGCGCGCTGGACGAGAAAGGTGCCGTGGTCGGCCGCCTGACCAGCACCGACGGCAACCCGGACGAGGCCGCCCGGGTGCCGCTGCCGACGAGCCGGGCCACCCCGGCCACGCACCGCGCCGGCGGCTGA
- a CDS encoding alpha/beta hydrolase, producing MSELRIMRGREWSRPVRPARREVLSATPELEEGRPPLLFVPGFGHGAWAFAEHWLGHAASRGFPAYAMSLRGHGGSEPAPEATLRAYAHDVVQVAAGLPRQAVLVGHGAGALVVAHALARYPARGAVLVAPVFGGWGVLGAALRRNPAGTLPAVFGGPLRLSRGQLFSRELPDEEARRHVARLGRAGRRAQWALLGAPDAEPAVGAPPVLVLGSPDDRVVPTSALTGVARHYGSAPLLFPGMGHDLMLDARWAEPIDAILDWLEKEPAAH from the coding sequence ATGAGTGAGCTGCGGATCATGCGGGGCCGGGAGTGGTCCCGTCCGGTTCGGCCGGCCCGGCGTGAGGTGCTCAGCGCTACTCCCGAGCTGGAGGAGGGGCGCCCGCCGCTGCTCTTCGTCCCCGGGTTCGGGCACGGCGCGTGGGCGTTCGCCGAGCACTGGCTGGGGCACGCGGCGTCGCGGGGGTTCCCGGCGTACGCGATGAGCCTGCGCGGGCACGGCGGCAGCGAGCCGGCGCCGGAGGCGACGCTGCGCGCGTACGCCCATGATGTGGTCCAGGTGGCCGCGGGCCTGCCGCGCCAGGCGGTGCTGGTGGGGCACGGCGCCGGGGCGCTGGTGGTGGCGCACGCGTTGGCCCGCTACCCGGCGCGGGGCGCGGTGCTGGTGGCGCCGGTCTTCGGCGGCTGGGGAGTGCTGGGCGCTGCACTGCGCCGCAATCCGGCCGGCACGCTGCCGGCGGTGTTCGGCGGCCCGTTGCGGCTCAGCCGCGGCCAGCTGTTCAGCCGCGAGCTCCCCGACGAGGAGGCCCGGCGGCACGTCGCCCGGCTCGGTCGGGCCGGGCGGCGGGCACAGTGGGCGCTGCTGGGTGCGCCGGACGCCGAACCGGCCGTGGGTGCGCCGCCGGTGCTGGTGCTGGGCAGCCCGGATGACCGGGTGGTGCCGACGTCGGCGTTGACCGGGGTGGCAAGGCACTACGGGTCGGCCCCGTTGCTCTTCCCGGGGATGGGGCATGACCTGATGCTGGACGCGCGCTGGGCGGAGCCGATCGACGCGATCCTGGACTGGTTGGAGAAGGAGCCCGCGGCGCACTGA
- a CDS encoding flavin-containing monooxygenase, producing MSTSTDHGRPDPEATPSALSRDDRPVSDRGDTVCVIGAGASGLTAIKNLREHGFGVDCYERETGIGGAWNWRHDRSPVYASTHLLSSKPFTQFPDFPMPDSWPDYPHHSELLSYFERYADHFDLRSHIWFGTEVIRVEPAAGDRWNVTTRSTGGYGPERTSQYAAVVIANGHNWSPKLPRYEGLEQFRGEIMHASSYKDPAQLRGKRVLVVGAGNTGCDIAVEAAQQASRCWHSTRRGYWYAPKYVLGRPADQVNDTLLALRVPLRVRQWLYHWTLRLTVGDLTRFGLPKPDHRVYETHPIANSQLVYYVGHGAIGPVPDVARFHPYAVELADGREIDPELVIFATGYLPRFEFLDASVFGDSAGAGRPTLWLNAFTPGHPTLAVAGLVQPDSGMFTLSHWQTVLFARLLQARRDRPERAAAFAQRVRDRAGERYSGQVKESSRHWFEVGHADYLRAVERALHDLEGK from the coding sequence GTGTCCACCTCCACCGACCATGGCCGGCCCGACCCGGAGGCGACCCCGTCCGCGCTGAGCCGCGACGATCGCCCGGTCTCCGACCGGGGCGACACGGTCTGCGTCATCGGCGCCGGGGCCAGCGGCCTGACCGCCATCAAGAATCTGCGCGAGCACGGGTTCGGCGTGGACTGCTACGAGCGGGAGACCGGCATCGGCGGCGCCTGGAACTGGCGGCACGACCGCAGCCCGGTGTACGCCAGCACCCACCTGCTGTCGTCGAAGCCGTTCACCCAGTTCCCCGACTTCCCGATGCCGGACTCCTGGCCGGACTACCCGCACCACAGTGAGCTGCTCTCGTACTTCGAGCGGTATGCCGACCACTTCGACCTGCGCTCGCACATCTGGTTCGGCACCGAGGTGATCCGGGTCGAGCCGGCTGCGGGGGACCGCTGGAACGTGACCACCCGCTCCACCGGCGGGTACGGGCCGGAGCGCACCTCCCAGTACGCCGCCGTGGTGATCGCCAACGGCCACAACTGGTCACCCAAGCTGCCCCGCTACGAGGGGCTGGAGCAGTTCCGGGGCGAGATCATGCACGCCTCGTCCTACAAGGACCCGGCGCAGCTGCGCGGCAAGCGGGTGCTGGTGGTCGGCGCCGGCAACACCGGCTGCGACATCGCCGTCGAGGCCGCCCAGCAGGCGTCGCGCTGCTGGCACTCCACCCGGCGCGGCTACTGGTACGCGCCGAAGTACGTGCTCGGCCGCCCCGCCGACCAGGTCAACGACACCCTGCTGGCGCTGCGGGTGCCGCTGCGGGTGCGCCAGTGGCTCTACCACTGGACGCTGCGGCTGACCGTCGGCGACCTGACCCGCTTCGGCCTGCCCAAGCCCGACCACCGGGTGTACGAGACGCACCCGATCGCGAACAGCCAGCTCGTCTACTACGTGGGCCACGGCGCGATCGGCCCGGTGCCCGACGTCGCCCGGTTCCACCCGTACGCCGTGGAGCTGGCCGACGGCCGTGAGATCGACCCTGAGCTGGTCATCTTCGCCACCGGCTACCTGCCGCGCTTCGAGTTCCTCGACGCGTCGGTGTTCGGCGACAGCGCCGGCGCCGGCCGGCCGACGCTGTGGCTCAACGCGTTCACCCCCGGGCATCCGACGCTGGCGGTGGCTGGCCTGGTCCAACCGGACTCCGGGATGTTCACCCTGTCGCACTGGCAGACGGTGCTCTTCGCCCGGCTGCTCCAGGCCCGCCGGGACCGCCCGGAGCGGGCCGCGGCGTTCGCGCAGCGGGTGCGCGACCGGGCCGGGGAGCGCTACTCCGGCCAGGTCAAGGAGAGCAGCCGGCACTGGTTCGAGGTTGGTCACGCCGACTACCTGCGCGCCGTCGAGCGCGCCCTCCACGACCTGGAGGGCAAGTGA
- a CDS encoding endonuclease/exonuclease/phosphatase family protein, which translates to MGQGAGVPLRVVSYNIHGQRDDTAALAAVVRAATPDVVIVQEGPRRFRWRQKSATLAESFGLVVAAGGLPALGNLVLTSLRVQVRGTRCQRFPLTPGRHLRGAAYADCRVGDARFTLAGSHLSTDPAERPGQAAEFKRGLDAASGPVVAGADLNEGPDGPAWATVASGLTDAAVAADQADRLTYSCADPRRRIDALFVDPRITVVDYDVVDTPQTRRASDHFPVLVDLLLPTTD; encoded by the coding sequence ATGGGTCAGGGTGCCGGCGTACCGCTGCGCGTGGTGTCGTACAACATCCACGGCCAGCGCGACGACACCGCCGCGCTGGCGGCGGTGGTCCGGGCCGCGACACCGGACGTGGTGATCGTGCAGGAGGGGCCGCGCCGGTTCCGGTGGCGGCAGAAGTCCGCCACGCTGGCCGAGTCCTTCGGCCTGGTGGTGGCCGCCGGTGGGCTGCCCGCGCTGGGCAACCTGGTGCTGACGAGCCTGCGGGTCCAGGTGCGGGGCACCCGTTGCCAGCGCTTCCCGCTCACCCCGGGCCGGCACCTGCGCGGCGCCGCGTACGCCGACTGCCGGGTCGGCGACGCCCGGTTCACCCTCGCCGGTTCGCACCTGTCCACCGACCCGGCCGAGCGTCCCGGGCAGGCCGCCGAGTTCAAGCGTGGGCTGGACGCGGCGAGCGGCCCGGTGGTGGCCGGAGCCGACCTCAACGAGGGCCCGGACGGGCCGGCCTGGGCAACCGTGGCGAGCGGGCTGACCGACGCCGCGGTGGCGGCCGACCAGGCGGACCGGCTCACCTACTCCTGCGCCGACCCGCGCCGCCGCATCGACGCGCTCTTCGTCGACCCGCGGATCACCGTGGTCGACTACGACGTGGTGGACACCCCCCAGACCCGGCGGGCCAGCGACCACTTCCCGGTCCTGGTCGACCTGCTGTTGCCCACCACCGACTGA
- a CDS encoding ROK family glucokinase: MTLTIGVDVGGTKVAGGVVDDTGEVLVQTRRDTPADDVGKTRDVIIELVGELAAGRTIEAVGIGAAGWIDATRSTVLFAPNLAWRDEPLREYVSAAVGLPVIVENDANVAAWAEFRYGAARAADDSMIMFTIGTGVGGGIVLGGELMRGAHGVAAELGHMLAVPDGHQCGCGRLGCIEQYASGSALVRFARAGARQEPHRATALLELAGGEAEAITGPMVTTAAQGGDPVSAEAFAQIGRWLGTSLADMAQILDPQTLVVGGGVIDAGDLLLGPTRRSYLDALSQRGRLPVADVLPAELGNSAGVIGAADLARRI; encoded by the coding sequence GTGACGCTGACCATCGGAGTCGACGTCGGTGGCACGAAGGTGGCCGGCGGTGTCGTGGACGACACCGGCGAGGTCCTCGTGCAGACCCGACGGGACACTCCCGCCGATGACGTCGGCAAGACCCGTGACGTCATCATCGAGCTGGTCGGCGAGCTGGCTGCCGGGCGGACGATCGAGGCGGTCGGCATCGGCGCGGCCGGCTGGATCGACGCCACCCGCTCGACGGTGCTCTTCGCCCCTAACCTGGCCTGGCGGGACGAGCCGCTGCGCGAGTACGTCAGCGCGGCGGTCGGCCTGCCGGTGATCGTGGAGAACGACGCCAACGTGGCCGCCTGGGCCGAGTTCCGGTACGGCGCTGCCCGGGCCGCCGACGACTCGATGATCATGTTCACCATCGGCACCGGTGTCGGTGGCGGCATCGTGCTCGGCGGTGAGCTGATGCGCGGCGCGCACGGCGTCGCCGCGGAGCTGGGCCACATGCTGGCCGTGCCGGACGGACACCAGTGCGGCTGCGGTCGGCTGGGCTGCATCGAGCAGTACGCCAGCGGCAGCGCTCTCGTCCGCTTCGCCCGGGCCGGCGCCCGGCAGGAACCGCACCGGGCCACCGCGCTGCTGGAGCTGGCCGGCGGGGAGGCCGAGGCGATCACCGGCCCGATGGTGACCACCGCCGCGCAGGGCGGTGACCCGGTCTCCGCCGAGGCGTTCGCGCAGATCGGCCGGTGGCTGGGCACCAGCCTCGCCGACATGGCGCAGATCCTCGACCCGCAGACCCTGGTGGTCGGCGGCGGCGTGATCGACGCCGGTGACCTGCTGCTCGGCCCGACGCGTCGCTCGTACCTCGACGCGCTCTCCCAGCGGGGACGGCTGCCGGTGGCCGACGTGCTCCCGGCTGAGTTGGGCAACAGCGCCGGGGTGATCGGCGCCGCCGACCTGGCCCGACGGATCTGA
- a CDS encoding SRPBCC family protein, producing the protein MADSSTQSIIIGAAPDRVAAVICDFARYPEWTEAVRHAEVIEEYEDGYASQVRFTIDASVMADEYVLAYEYAEDLSRIEWHLVAPSKMQKSQRGSYDLVGNADGGTTVTYTLEVELSVGMLGMFRRKAEKMIMDTALKQLKRRVEAPGAAH; encoded by the coding sequence ATGGCGGACTCCTCCACCCAGTCGATCATCATCGGCGCCGCACCGGACCGGGTGGCGGCGGTCATCTGCGACTTCGCCCGCTACCCGGAGTGGACCGAGGCGGTGCGCCACGCTGAGGTCATCGAGGAGTACGAGGACGGCTACGCCAGCCAGGTGCGCTTCACCATCGACGCTAGCGTGATGGCCGACGAGTACGTGCTCGCCTACGAATACGCCGAGGACCTGTCCCGGATCGAGTGGCACCTGGTCGCCCCCTCGAAGATGCAGAAGAGCCAGCGCGGTTCGTACGACCTGGTGGGTAACGCGGACGGCGGCACCACGGTGACCTACACCCTGGAGGTCGAGCTGTCCGTGGGAATGCTCGGCATGTTTCGGCGCAAAGCCGAGAAGATGATCATGGACACCGCGTTGAAGCAGCTCAAGCGCCGGGTAGAAGCACCCGGTGCGGCGCACTGA